Proteins co-encoded in one Marinobacter qingdaonensis genomic window:
- a CDS encoding DUF4124 domain-containing protein has translation MIRAVLAGCLLAALSPLSYAQVFRCDTDTGVVFSDQPCGSNPEPVDIRDNRVGGRLDQNLPPETGVDSEHQPSSPSPAPEAASTCRFINSTDLRRYIVREQVVRGMTRDHVRRAFGEPPETHASPQEVWIYQSRYYGALYELTYVYFRDGCVESVEYRKP, from the coding sequence CCCACTCTCATACGCCCAGGTGTTCCGCTGCGACACCGACACCGGCGTGGTGTTTTCCGACCAGCCCTGCGGCAGCAATCCGGAACCGGTCGATATCCGGGATAACCGCGTCGGCGGGCGCCTCGACCAGAACCTGCCCCCCGAGACCGGCGTCGACTCCGAACACCAACCTTCCTCACCATCGCCGGCACCTGAGGCCGCCTCAACCTGCCGATTCATCAATTCCACCGACCTGCGCCGGTACATCGTGCGTGAACAGGTCGTCCGGGGCATGACCCGGGACCATGTCCGGCGCGCCTTTGGCGAGCCGCCGGAGACCCACGCCAGCCCCCAGGAGGTGTGGATCTACCAGAGCCGCTACTACGGCGCCCTGTACGAGCTGACCTATGTTTATTTCAGGGATGGCTGCGTGGAGAGTGTGGAGTATCGGAAACCCTGA